AGGAGAAATGGTATAAATAAAGGAAAAACACAAAAGTTAGTTTAATGTGCATAAAGGGTTGTTGCAACCAAACGGGTTGTAGAATCAGTAAAGTTGTAGCTAAAATCAAGGTGATAATAGCCGAAGGCCAGGTAATCACATTCCATAAGAGCCTTGCCATTTTACTAAGTTGGGCATGTAGAATACCTTTTTCAGGTTCAGACTTTTGGAGGGCCTCAGTTTGATAAATAAAAAGCCTAACGATATAAAATAATCCTGCAAACCATGTGACTACAAAAATGATATGCAAAGACTTAATATATAAATACATATTTTGTTAATTAGGATTTCAATTTTTTGAAGTAGGAATATTTTACCCTGTTGCAAAAGTAATGATTATGAACTTATTTTTGTTTAGTTCCGTAAAGTATAAAATTAGATTTAGTAACAATTATTACAATTCCTAACTCCAAGTAATATGGCAGATTCTACTCAACTATGGTATTTTGAAAATGTTGATTTGTTTAACATTCTTTGCCCACATAAAATTGAAGGCATAGAAGACGATCATCCCATGACGAAATTCAAGAAGGAAGAGTTTGTTTATTTCCCGGAGGATTCTTCTAATTATATTTATATGATAGCGGAGGGAAGGATAAAAATCGGCTCTTATTTGGAAGACGGAAAGGAATCAGTTAAAGCGATTTTAAGCAAAGGAGAGATTTTTGGTGAGTTGGCCTTGACTGGTGAGGATAAAAGGCAGGATTTTGCTCAGGCCATGGATGCAGGGACTATTGTTTGTCCCATGACATTGGATGACATGAAAAATTTGATGGCCAACAACCAGCCTTTAAGTTTTAAAATGATGAAATTGATTGGACTGCGTTTGCGTAAAACGGAAAGGAGATTGGAGTCTTTAGTTTTTAAAGATGCTCGTACTCGAATTGTAGAGTTTCTTAGAGATGAGGCGAATGAAAAAGGAAAAAAAATCGGTTTTGAAATGATGATTCCCAGTCATTTAACCCACAAAGATATAGCCGCTTTGACGGGTACTTCTCGGCAAACTGTTACCACTATTTTAAATGAACTGAGAGAGAAAAACATCATCAACTTCGATAGAAGAAAAATCCTCATTAGAGATATGGAATTATTGGCATAAAAAAAGGAAGCCTTCAAAAGCTTCCTTTTTAGGTTCTGAACCAATTTTATTAAATTATTATTAAAATTATGTTTCGCTATTGATTTTTTAATTGAAGTTAAAAAGTAATTCTACTCTAAAATAAATTTCTATTCAATATTGAGTTGTATGATATTGTAATATCCATCTTCCAATTCACGATCGCTCGGATCATAAATAAGCTCATTATTTAACCATACTTTGGCAAACGCAAGAATACCCTGACTTCTCGCAACTGATGCTTTTAAGGTGTCTTTTTTGAAATCTCCCCATTCAACATGTGTAATTGGTTTTTCATAATTGTCTGTATGATTAGGCACTAAACTTAACATATAAAGACCATCTTTTTTTTCATTTAAAAAGCGTAATTCTTTACTAGATTCTGGATTTTGTAAAGAGGAGTCCATGAAGTAAGTTAATTTAATATCTGACTCCTTAATATGATTTGCATTGTTGGGATCCAATAAATCATTTCCATTTTGATCAACTAATGAAAAATACATATCGATTTCAATTCTGTCATTAGTAATATTATCTTCTTTACAACTCATGGATAGTATTGTAATTGCAAGTATTAAAAATTGAGTTTTCATCTTATTTGTCTTTTAATTAAAAATTACTTTAAAGGTTAGTTGATTGTGGAATTATGTAATAATAAAATCTTTTAAGGTCGTATATTATAAATCATTTTTTGATTAGAATTATAAGGTCCATTATTGCCTGAAGGATCAAAACTTGATGAATAGAAACCATCTGAACTTGATCCCCAACCCCAGTTCATTCGATAATAGGCTATACTAGTACCCGTACAGTCATCATAATGATAAGTATATAATTGATATCCTTCTGTAACCCACATGTGACCACCCGTACTGCTACTACCTGATAGAATAACAGGTCTATTATTATTTAGTTCCACTCTTACAGTACCACCAATAAATGAGGACTGAGTTGCGGATGAGTAACCAAAATCGCCAGTAAAAATAAGTGATTTATCTTTGTTGCTTCCAACGCCTGTAACTGCCTCTGATGCAGTTTCACAACTGTAAGAGGGTTCGTTCCACCATCTATTATCAATTGCATTATGAATATCTAAAATAAAATTTGCTGAAGTAGTATTACCCACTGTGTTACTCATGTTTCCCCAATTATAATTAGTAGGAAATTCATGATATCGCATTACTTGAGCAATGGCAATAGGTACACATCCTGCTACCGCTCTTGTTGAGGTGTTATCATCACATTGTATTATATGTAAAGCATCATTAAAACCACCTCCTTGTCTCCACTTAAATGGAAAGGTTAACAGTTTTTCATTAAATTCGGTATAATTGGAACAGTCAGGTTCATCCATTGGCCTTCCATTAGGCAATGCATTAGAAAAGCCTCCAACCTGAATATTTCCCCATAATTTTTTGAGTTTTAAAGATTGTTCTTTGTTCTTTTTAAGTTCATTTATTGTATCGTAAGCTTTATCCATCCAAAAAGAAATGCCATTTGCTGTTTTTGCTTTTTCAGGGTTAAAGCTTCCATCTTCAGAATAAGCTAAAATGGGATTTACTCTTTTGTCACTTGCCAATAAAACCCAACCACCCTCTTTAAAATTAATGGTATAAAATGAAAGTTCATTTTCTTTATTTTTTACTGGAATAACTTCCGTTACTGATTTATTTATGAATTCTTGACCGCCTCGCTTGCTTTGATCATCCTTTTGATCAATCAGAAAATTAATATTCTCTGCGATTGAGTCAGCTTGTTCAATATTTACAGCAAACTTATCATTGTTTTGGGTATCTAGAATTAAATCAAAATGTTCTTCCTTCGTGCAACTGAAAAACATGATGGCAAATCCTAGAATGTAAATTCTTTTTAACATAAGGCTTTGATTTTAAGGTGTTAATTTATTTGTAAGGTTAAA
This is a stretch of genomic DNA from Marivirga harenae. It encodes these proteins:
- a CDS encoding CopD family protein, translated to MYLYIKSLHIIFVVTWFAGLFYIVRLFIYQTEALQKSEPEKGILHAQLSKMARLLWNVITWPSAIITLILATTLLILQPVWLQQPFMHIKLTFVFFLYLYHFSCHYIYKKLQKGEIKYSSTQLRIWNEVATLFLVAVVFLIVLKNELDWIWGTIGFISFGVLLMVAIKIYKALREK
- a CDS encoding C10 family peptidase, translated to MLKRIYILGFAIMFFSCTKEEHFDLILDTQNNDKFAVNIEQADSIAENINFLIDQKDDQSKRGGQEFINKSVTEVIPVKNKENELSFYTINFKEGGWVLLASDKRVNPILAYSEDGSFNPEKAKTANGISFWMDKAYDTINELKKNKEQSLKLKKLWGNIQVGGFSNALPNGRPMDEPDCSNYTEFNEKLLTFPFKWRQGGGFNDALHIIQCDDNTSTRAVAGCVPIAIAQVMRYHEFPTNYNWGNMSNTVGNTTSANFILDIHNAIDNRWWNEPSYSCETASEAVTGVGSNKDKSLIFTGDFGYSSATQSSFIGGTVRVELNNNRPVILSGSSSTGGHMWVTEGYQLYTYHYDDCTGTSIAYYRMNWGWGSSSDGFYSSSFDPSGNNGPYNSNQKMIYNIRP
- a CDS encoding Crp/Fnr family transcriptional regulator, giving the protein MADSTQLWYFENVDLFNILCPHKIEGIEDDHPMTKFKKEEFVYFPEDSSNYIYMIAEGRIKIGSYLEDGKESVKAILSKGEIFGELALTGEDKRQDFAQAMDAGTIVCPMTLDDMKNLMANNQPLSFKMMKLIGLRLRKTERRLESLVFKDARTRIVEFLRDEANEKGKKIGFEMMIPSHLTHKDIAALTGTSRQTVTTILNELREKNIINFDRRKILIRDMELLA